In one window of Nocardia brasiliensis DNA:
- a CDS encoding pyridoxamine 5'-phosphate oxidase family protein encodes MAKMTSDEREKFLAELHVGVIAIERADRAPLAVPIWYGYEPGGEVKIWTDNGSVKERLIRAAGRFALTAQVEQPPYRYVTVEGTVTSIERATEADVLAIAERYLGPEEGKAFAAQYLSEASILVSLRPEKWLSTDYSKE; translated from the coding sequence ATGGCGAAGATGACCAGCGATGAACGGGAGAAGTTCCTGGCGGAGCTGCACGTGGGGGTGATCGCGATCGAACGCGCCGATCGCGCGCCGCTCGCGGTGCCGATCTGGTACGGGTACGAACCGGGCGGCGAGGTGAAGATCTGGACCGACAACGGATCGGTGAAGGAGCGCCTGATCCGGGCCGCGGGCCGCTTCGCGCTCACCGCGCAGGTGGAGCAGCCGCCGTACCGGTACGTCACGGTGGAGGGCACGGTCACCAGCATCGAGCGCGCCACCGAAGCCGATGTCCTGGCCATCGCCGAGCGCTACCTCGGTCCAGAAGAAGGCAAGGCCTTCGCCGCCCAGTACCTCTCCGAGGCCTCGATCCTGGTCAGCCTGCGGCCGGAGAAGTGGCTGAGCACGGACTACTCCAAGGAGTAG
- a CDS encoding lytic polysaccharide monooxygenase auxiliary activity family 9 protein, which translates to MFNRRMLSILTAAGLAPFVVAVLPAGPANAHGYISSPASRQAQCAQNQLPCGPIKWEPQSVEGPKGQRNCSAGDRRWAELDDDSKPWKVHQVGSTVTFTWTFTARHRTTNYEYWIGNTKVADISGNNRPPGATETHTVNLGSFTGKQKLRSVWNIADTPNAFYSCVDLQIGR; encoded by the coding sequence ATGTTCAACAGAAGAATGCTGTCCATCCTCACGGCGGCAGGTCTGGCACCGTTCGTCGTCGCCGTGCTGCCCGCGGGGCCTGCCAACGCGCACGGCTATATTTCGTCGCCTGCCAGCAGGCAGGCGCAGTGCGCGCAGAACCAATTGCCCTGCGGCCCCATCAAATGGGAGCCGCAGAGCGTCGAGGGCCCCAAAGGGCAGCGCAATTGCAGCGCCGGTGACCGGCGCTGGGCCGAACTCGACGACGACAGCAAGCCGTGGAAGGTCCACCAGGTCGGCAGTACGGTGACCTTCACCTGGACCTTCACCGCCCGCCACCGTACCACCAACTACGAGTACTGGATCGGCAACACCAAGGTCGCCGATATCAGCGGCAACAACCGGCCGCCGGGTGCGACCGAGACGCACACCGTCAATCTCGGCAGCTTCACCGGAAAGCAGAAGTTGCGCAGCGTGTGGAATATCGCCGATACGCCGAATGCCTTCTACTCCTGCGTCGATCTGCAGATCGGCCGGTAG
- a CDS encoding N-acetylglucosamine kinase codes for MKLPQNEQVPGVLAIDAGNSKTDVALVAIDGSVLAAVRGGGYQPYRDGAEQAIAGLTPLVDAVAEQAGLARGRILTTRVSACMANVDLPIEERRFHAAIAGRPWGLSVGVANDTFGLLRAGTDGPCGVAVVCGAGINCAGMRPDGRTARFPALGVLTGDWGGGGGMSAAAMWYAARAEDGRGEPTALSDAIGEYFGLAGANAVAEAIHLGQLPEPRLHELVPVLFEVAAAGDPTALRLIDRQADEITRLALVALRKLELLDEPTPVILGGGVLAARQPLLIDNIRARLTAAAPLAEPRIVVAPPVLGAALLGLDHLAASPAAQRRLRAAYPSAQEPPEGRSGFASEMGQLA; via the coding sequence ATGAAACTCCCACAGAACGAGCAGGTTCCTGGCGTGCTTGCGATCGACGCGGGCAACAGCAAGACCGACGTGGCTCTGGTCGCGATCGACGGATCGGTCCTCGCCGCGGTCCGCGGCGGCGGCTATCAGCCGTATCGCGACGGTGCCGAGCAGGCGATCGCCGGGCTCACCCCGCTGGTCGACGCCGTCGCCGAACAAGCCGGACTCGCTCGGGGCCGCATCCTCACCACCCGGGTGAGCGCCTGCATGGCCAACGTCGACCTGCCGATCGAGGAGCGCCGATTCCACGCCGCCATCGCGGGCAGGCCGTGGGGGCTCTCGGTCGGCGTAGCCAACGACACCTTCGGCCTGTTGCGCGCGGGCACCGACGGTCCGTGCGGCGTCGCGGTGGTCTGCGGCGCCGGGATCAACTGCGCCGGAATGCGACCGGACGGGCGCACCGCACGCTTCCCCGCGCTCGGCGTGCTCACCGGAGATTGGGGTGGCGGGGGCGGAATGTCGGCGGCGGCGATGTGGTACGCCGCACGCGCCGAGGACGGCAGGGGCGAGCCGACGGCACTGTCCGACGCCATCGGCGAGTACTTCGGGCTGGCCGGGGCCAACGCGGTCGCCGAGGCGATCCACCTGGGTCAGCTGCCCGAACCCCGGCTGCACGAGCTGGTTCCGGTGCTGTTCGAGGTGGCGGCGGCGGGCGACCCGACCGCGCTGCGGCTGATCGATCGGCAAGCCGACGAGATCACCAGGCTCGCGCTGGTCGCCCTGCGCAAACTCGAGCTGCTCGACGAACCGACCCCGGTGATCCTGGGTGGTGGCGTGCTTGCCGCGCGGCAACCGCTGCTGATCGACAACATCCGGGCCAGGCTGACCGCGGCGGCGCCGTTGGCGGAGCCACGAATCGTCGTTGCCCCACCGGTTCTCGGCGCCGCGCTGCTCGGGCTGGACCATCTCGCGGCGAGCCCGGCGGCGCAACGGCGGCTACGCGCTGCTTATCCGAGCGCGCAGGAGCCGCCCGAGGGCCGGTCCGGGTTCGCCAGCGAGATGGGTCAGTTGGCCTGA
- a CDS encoding 6-phospho-beta-glucosidase — protein MPALKLAVVGGGSTYTPELIDGFTRLRDTLPIDEIILIDPATERVALIAALARRMFEKQGSGVRVSTAPSVAAGADGADAVLLQLRVGGQAARTEDETWPLECGCVGQETTGAGGLAKALRTVPVVLELAEHIRRANPDAWIIDFTNPVGIVTRALQTAGHKAVGLCNVAIDFQRKFAAHLGVEPDLVRLDHVGLNHLTWERGVTVLDSPGATTGYEALPKLLADFGADIAADTRLPLALLRHLGVVPSYYLRYFYQHDTVVEELRAKGSRAAEVAELERQLLAMYADPTLDTKPELLGKRGGAFYSEAAVQLIAALLGTGAGAGVQVVNTRNDGTLPSLPDDAVIEVPARVDATGVHPLPQPPLDPRFGGLVAHVTAYERLALRAAVEGGRELVFDALLAHPLVGQYELAEQLTDRLIAHNRAHLSWA, from the coding sequence ATGCCCGCACTGAAATTGGCCGTCGTCGGCGGCGGTTCCACCTACACACCCGAGCTGATCGATGGTTTCACGCGGCTGCGCGACACCCTGCCGATCGACGAGATCATCCTGATCGACCCGGCGACCGAACGGGTGGCCTTGATCGCCGCGCTGGCCCGGCGGATGTTCGAGAAACAGGGCAGCGGGGTCCGGGTGTCCACCGCGCCGTCGGTCGCGGCCGGGGCCGACGGCGCCGACGCCGTGCTGCTCCAGCTGCGCGTCGGCGGGCAGGCGGCGCGCACCGAGGACGAGACCTGGCCGCTCGAATGTGGTTGCGTCGGACAGGAAACCACCGGTGCGGGCGGTCTGGCCAAGGCGCTGCGCACCGTGCCGGTGGTGCTCGAGCTCGCCGAGCACATCCGCAGGGCCAACCCGGATGCCTGGATCATCGATTTCACCAACCCGGTCGGCATCGTCACACGGGCCTTGCAGACGGCCGGGCACAAGGCCGTCGGACTGTGCAACGTGGCCATCGACTTCCAGCGAAAGTTCGCGGCGCACCTGGGTGTCGAGCCGGATCTGGTTCGGCTCGACCACGTCGGGCTCAATCACCTCACCTGGGAGCGTGGCGTCACCGTGCTCGATAGTCCCGGCGCGACAACAGGTTACGAGGCGCTGCCCAAACTGCTCGCCGATTTCGGCGCGGACATCGCCGCCGACACCCGCCTGCCGCTCGCACTGCTGCGGCATCTCGGCGTCGTCCCGTCGTACTACCTGCGGTACTTCTACCAGCACGACACCGTCGTCGAGGAGCTGCGCGCGAAGGGCTCGCGAGCCGCCGAAGTGGCCGAGCTGGAGCGGCAACTGCTGGCCATGTACGCCGACCCGACCCTGGACACGAAACCCGAACTGCTCGGAAAACGCGGTGGCGCTTTCTATTCCGAGGCCGCGGTGCAGCTGATCGCCGCGCTGCTCGGTACCGGCGCCGGGGCGGGCGTGCAGGTGGTCAACACCCGCAACGACGGCACCCTGCCGTCGCTGCCCGACGACGCGGTGATCGAGGTGCCCGCGCGGGTGGACGCGACCGGGGTCCACCCGCTGCCGCAGCCACCGCTTGACCCCCGCTTCGGCGGTCTGGTCGCGCACGTGACCGCCTACGAACGGCTGGCGTTGCGTGCCGCGGTCGAGGGCGGGCGCGAACTCGTCTTCGACGCGCTGCTCGCCCATCCACTGGTCGGCCAGTACGAGCTGGCCGAGCAGCTCACCGACCGGCTGATCGCGCACAACCGCGCACACCTGAGCTGGGCGTGA